The following is a genomic window from Bordetella sp. H567.
GAGGCTGGGCCGCAATTACGTCGCCCGCAGCCGTCGCCGACCTGACATTCATGAAGCATTCCTCAAACGAGCCTGCTCACTCGTTTGCTGGAACATCTTCAGCCGAACCAAGACGTCTTTCTGAACTGGCCTTTATCCGGTCTCTGCCGGTGTTTCCTCGCAAATTATCGAGGGCGTAAGCTCCGCCTCCGGCAAAAAATAGGTACAGCAGGATGAAGCACAACAGGACCGTATCATTGCCTCCGTTCTGAACCGGAAACAGGCCGCGCGGTTGAAACACCATAAAGTACGCGAACGCCATTTCGCCAGATAGGATGAACGCTGTCCAACGAGTGAACAGGCCAACGATAAGAAGCAGGGCCCCCACGATATCCAAAATGCCAGCGAAGCCCAAAAGCGAATAGATCTGGACGCTGTCGAACTTCGCCACATGCGGCCAATGGAGAATCTTGGCTGTGCCCTCCTGGAGGTAAATCAGGCCAGTGACAATGCGTAACAGGGCGAGCGCCCTCGGCGACCAGGCGGTCCAAAAGTTTTCTGCTGGATTAGTGCTCGACATGACAGCTCTCCCTACGTTGGGTGACGTTCGCAACGTCAGCGGCTTGATTTTACGCAACCGCAGAGAAGCCGCTCGGTCTTGACCTTGGCCAGTCCTCGGCACAGTTGCTCGATCTCTTGCTGCTGGGCATTCTTTAGCGATTTACCACACTGGGTGGCTGTCTTCGGGGCCTCGCCGCCTAAAGTCGTTGATCGGTACGGACGTGGAAATCTAAATCCGGTGAGCTTCGACACCGCCCATCGCTCGGATGGCCACCGACCGCCGAAAGCCGCAAGTAGTGCCGCTTTCTCGCAGATTTGCCAGTCTGCCTGGCCCTGCTGCATATTGATAACGGCACCGAACTACCGGGATCGTTTACCCGGATTGCGACCGAAGGCGGACGCCAGCGATCCATGCCCGGTATATCTTTGCAACGACAACCAAGCCCGCACACCCGCGGTGTTGTCCCCCTACACCGCACGGAAGGAGAAATCATGGCCCCACGTTCACTTCGGATTCTCTGGCTGGCATTCCTGGTTTTCTTGACAGCGTGTGCAAGTCAATCAAGTTCGCAGGGCGATGCTGAGTTGGAGGCTAAGTCCAGGGCCGCTCTGACGCAGCTCTTCGATACGACGCCAAAAGCCTCGGAACTGCGGCAGGAGGCGCGGGCGATCCTGGTGTTCCCCGATATATTGAAGGCCGGCTTTCTGGTGGGTGGGCAAGGCGGCAAGGGCGTGATGTTCTCCCGCGATGGCAAGGTATTGGGCTACTACAGGGCCACTGCACTCTCATTCGGCATGCAGGCTGGGGCGCAAAGCTTCTCGGAGGCCTTGTTCCTGATGACCGACGACGCCATCCGCTATGTCAACACGACGGGCGAGTGGTCGATCGGCGTGGGACCCAGCGTGGTCGTGATGGACGCGGGCGCAGCCAAGTCCATGACGACCACCACCATGAAGTCGGACATCTACGCCTTCATCTACGGCCAGCAAGGACTGATGGCGGGGATCGGATTGCAGGGCCAGCAAATTCGTAAACTCGACCAATGATCCCCGGCCGGGCGGCCCCTAAGGGTCACCCGGTAAGGGGCTATAGCGCCACTCGATGACGCAACAACCCGCGCGGCCTCGGTACGAGGCCGCGACGGCGGATTCGCTCCGTGCAGCGGGACGGCGCCAATCCGAGGAGGGAGACATGGCCTCTTGGTACGGACGAGGAGCGTGCGCCATTCTCATCTGGCTGGTGACCTTCACGGCCTGTCCGGCGGACAGCCCGGACGCCACGCCTGCATTCAAGCCCGAGGAAATCGAGGCCCTGGTCGCTCCCATCGCGCTATATCCGGATACCCTGCTGTCCCAGGTCCTGATGGCGTCGACGTATCCGCTGGAAATCGTACATGCGGGACGTTGGATCCGGGAGAACCCGAACCTCAGGGGAGACGCCGCGGTCAAGGCCGTCGAGCAAATGCCCTGGGATGTCAGCGTCAAGTCGCTGGTGGCATTCCCCCAGATCCTGGCGCCGATGAACGACAAACTGGACTGGACCCAGAAGCTGGGCGATGCGTTTCTCGCACAACCCTCCGATGTCTTCGCCGCCGTGCAGCGGCTTCGGGGCCGCGCGCAGGCATCGGGCAATCTTCAGTCGAACCCGCAGCAGACCGTCAGCGTCGAGCCCGCGCCGGCGGGCGGACAAGCGCAGGTCCTGCGCATCGAATCCGCCGACCCCCAAGTGATTTATGTGCCCGCGTACAACCCGACGGTGGCCTACGGTGGGTGGAGCAGTCCTTCCTAT
Proteins encoded in this region:
- a CDS encoding YSC84-related protein, whose protein sequence is MAPRSLRILWLAFLVFLTACASQSSSQGDAELEAKSRAALTQLFDTTPKASELRQEARAILVFPDILKAGFLVGGQGGKGVMFSRDGKVLGYYRATALSFGMQAGAQSFSEALFLMTDDAIRYVNTTGEWSIGVGPSVVVMDAGAAKSMTTTTMKSDIYAFIYGQQGLMAGIGLQGQQIRKLDQ